A region of Methanomicrobium sp. W14 DNA encodes the following proteins:
- a CDS encoding transcription elongation factor Spt5, translated as MSDENETNNRIYAIKTTAKQERTVVDNIVKVLEDHDEIHVAAIMAPDELKGYVLVESPDPIARMEQLREMVPNARAVVKGETSFHEIEHFLVPKPVVSGIDEGTIVELIAGPFKGEKAVVKRVDTSKEEITVELYESMVPIPITVRGDNVRVIDKNQD; from the coding sequence ATGAGCGACGAGAATGAGACTAATAACAGAATTTATGCAATAAAGACGACCGCAAAACAGGAAAGGACGGTCGTTGATAATATTGTAAAGGTTCTTGAGGATCACGATGAGATTCACGTAGCCGCCATTATGGCACCGGACGAGCTTAAAGGATATGTTCTTGTTGAAAGCCCTGACCCGATAGCCCGTATGGAGCAGCTTCGCGAAATGGTTCCGAATGCGCGTGCAGTGGTGAAGGGAGAGACTTCTTTTCATGAGATTGAACATTTCCTTGTTCCAAAGCCTGTTGTCTCAGGAATTGACGAGGGGACAATTGTTGAGCTTATAGCAGGGCCTTTCAAGGGAGAGAAGGCTGTAGTCAAGAGAGTAGACACCTCCAAGGAAGAGATTACGGTTGAACTCTATGAAAGCATGGTTCCTATACCGATTACTGTACGCGGAGACAATGTGCGCGTAATCGACAAAAATCAGGACTAA
- a CDS encoding 50S ribosomal protein L11 — protein sequence MGEVVEVLVPGGKATAGPPLGPALGPLGINVKAVVDEINKKTSEFNGMQVPVKVEVDDKKNFTITVGVPPATALIMKECGIEKGSGEPNNNKVGDLPFEAAVRIARMKFDDMLSYEIKTAVKEVIGSCVSVGVTVDGKNPKDVFALINAGEYDSQLA from the coding sequence ATGGGAGAAGTAGTCGAGGTATTGGTACCCGGCGGCAAAGCTACTGCTGGTCCCCCACTGGGACCTGCACTGGGACCTCTCGGTATTAATGTGAAGGCAGTTGTTGACGAGATCAACAAGAAGACCTCTGAGTTTAACGGCATGCAGGTGCCTGTTAAAGTAGAGGTTGACGACAAGAAGAACTTCACAATAACCGTTGGTGTTCCCCCCGCGACCGCACTTATTATGAAGGAGTGCGGTATTGAGAAAGGTTCAGGAGAACCGAATAACAATAAAGTGGGAGATTTGCCGTTTGAAGCTGCTGTCCGTATTGCACGCATGAAGTTTGACGATATGCTCTCATACGAAATTAAAACTGCCGTAAAGGAAGTTATTGGTTCGTGTGTAAGTGTCGGAGTAACTGTTGACGGCAAAAACCCGAAAGATGTTTTTGCTCTCATAAATGCGGGTGAATACGACAGCCAGCTCGCATGA
- the ftsZ gene encoding cell division protein FtsZ yields MKSIVEEALSRANAEAADTEMIVDSSHENDEELEEILKSLRTEISVVGCGGGGSNTVTRMAEEGIEGAKLFVVNTDAQHLIRTKADYRILIGRQRTKGFGAGSVPQVGEEAALENEEEIRSKLANSDMVFITAGLGGGTGTGSAPVIAKAARDQGALTIAIVTLPFRAEGAIRLENAEAGLERLRDVADTVIVVPNDRLLEVVPRLPLHAAFKVSDEVLMRAVKGITELITQPGLVNLDFADVRTVMERGGVAMIGMGESDSEDKAADSVKKALRSPLLDVDISNATAALVNVVGGPDMTMEEAEGVVQEVYERIDPDARIIWGAQVDPDMQHRMRTMLVVTGVSSPQIYGRSEDLNNSNKSPEREYDIDFLR; encoded by the coding sequence ATGAAGTCAATTGTTGAAGAGGCGCTAAGCAGGGCAAACGCCGAAGCGGCCGACACAGAAATGATAGTCGACAGCTCGCATGAAAATGACGAGGAATTAGAGGAGATTCTTAAGTCGCTTCGTACAGAAATATCCGTTGTGGGATGCGGCGGCGGCGGATCGAATACTGTTACCCGCATGGCCGAGGAGGGTATCGAAGGTGCAAAACTTTTTGTGGTTAACACCGATGCCCAGCACCTTATAAGAACGAAGGCTGATTACAGGATTCTTATCGGCCGCCAGCGAACGAAAGGTTTTGGCGCAGGTTCTGTCCCGCAGGTCGGCGAAGAGGCTGCACTTGAAAATGAGGAGGAAATTCGTTCAAAGCTTGCGAACAGTGATATGGTCTTTATCACGGCAGGACTCGGAGGAGGAACAGGTACGGGGTCTGCACCTGTGATTGCCAAAGCTGCACGTGACCAGGGAGCTCTTACGATTGCAATTGTCACTCTCCCGTTCAGGGCGGAAGGCGCAATAAGACTTGAAAACGCAGAAGCCGGTCTTGAACGCCTGCGTGACGTCGCGGACACAGTAATTGTGGTTCCTAACGACAGGCTTCTGGAGGTCGTCCCGAGGCTTCCGCTTCATGCAGCTTTCAAGGTTTCTGATGAAGTCTTAATGAGGGCAGTAAAAGGGATAACCGAACTTATCACCCAGCCCGGACTTGTAAACCTTGATTTTGCTGATGTTCGTACGGTAATGGAGCGCGGAGGTGTTGCAATGATTGGAATGGGTGAGAGTGACAGCGAAGACAAAGCCGCGGATTCGGTTAAAAAGGCTCTCAGGTCGCCTCTTCTTGATGTTGATATCTCAAATGCCACAGCCGCTCTTGTAAACGTCGTCGGCGGTCCTGATATGACAATGGAGGAAGCCGAAGGCGTTGTGCAGGAAGTTTATGAACGTATAGACCCGGATGCACGCATAATCTGGGGTGCGCAGGTCGACCCGGATATGCAGCACCGCATGCGCACAATGCTTGTTGTGACCGGTGTCAGCTCCCCGCAGATATACGGCAGAAGTGAGGATCTCAATAATAGTAATAAATCCCCCGAGCGCGAATATGATATAGACTTTCTCAGGTGA
- a CDS encoding protein translocase SEC61 complex subunit gamma — protein MAFKVDEELFKKYWRVLKLARTPSRDEFQKIGLVAAAGIALIGLMGFIIYEVILLLP, from the coding sequence ATGGCATTTAAAGTTGATGAAGAACTCTTCAAAAAATACTGGCGTGTCCTTAAACTTGCAAGGACTCCGTCAAGGGATGAATTTCAGAAAATCGGCCTTGTAGCGGCCGCAGGAATTGCACTTATCGGGCTTATGGGCTTTATAATATATGAAGTAATTCTTCTTCTTCCATGA